In Paenibacillus sp. FSL M7-0420, a single genomic region encodes these proteins:
- a CDS encoding Gfo/Idh/MocA family protein, which translates to MRKVKVGIVGCGNISGIYFENLTGTFKNTEVYACSDLNLERAQQAAEQYGVPNVWTTAELLASDEIEIVVNLTTPNYHFDVCKQALLSGKHVYVEKPLSLSLEHGTELVELAKEKELFIGCAPDTFLGAGLQTCAKLIADGYIGEPVAATAFMLCHGHESWHPDPEFYYQAGGGPMFDMGPYYLTALVSLLGPATTVCGMTKTSFPTRTITSEKKFGKVVDVEVPTHVAGTIQFASGAVATMITSFDVWHSTLPRIEIYGSLGTLIVPDPNTFGGPILLRPAHSSEFKEIPVVHSYEGNSRGIGVADMARCIGTGETPRANGELANHVLEIMHAFHTSSDSKRYAELTTTCEQPKLLPLGLIKGYLE; encoded by the coding sequence GTGCGTAAAGTAAAAGTAGGGATTGTCGGCTGCGGAAATATCAGCGGCATTTATTTCGAGAATTTGACGGGAACGTTCAAGAATACGGAAGTCTACGCCTGTTCGGATCTAAATCTGGAGCGGGCGCAGCAGGCAGCTGAGCAATACGGAGTGCCGAATGTCTGGACGACAGCGGAGCTGCTGGCTTCGGACGAAATTGAGATTGTCGTGAATCTGACCACGCCTAATTACCATTTCGATGTGTGTAAGCAGGCGCTGCTGTCAGGCAAGCATGTGTATGTGGAAAAGCCGCTGTCGCTGTCGCTTGAGCATGGGACTGAGCTGGTGGAACTGGCTAAGGAAAAAGAATTGTTCATCGGCTGCGCACCGGACACCTTCCTCGGAGCCGGTCTGCAGACCTGCGCCAAGCTGATCGCGGACGGCTACATCGGTGAGCCTGTAGCGGCCACTGCCTTCATGCTCTGCCATGGGCATGAGAGCTGGCACCCGGACCCTGAATTCTACTATCAGGCCGGAGGCGGCCCGATGTTCGATATGGGCCCGTATTATCTGACGGCTCTGGTATCTCTGCTGGGCCCAGCAACTACGGTATGCGGCATGACCAAGACTTCGTTCCCTACCCGGACAATCACCAGTGAGAAGAAGTTCGGCAAGGTAGTGGACGTTGAAGTCCCTACGCATGTGGCCGGAACAATTCAGTTCGCCAGCGGTGCGGTTGCCACGATGATTACCAGCTTCGATGTCTGGCACAGCACGCTGCCGCGCATTGAGATCTACGGCTCGCTGGGCACCCTGATTGTGCCGGACCCGAACACCTTCGGCGGCCCGATCCTGCTGCGTCCGGCGCATAGCTCCGAATTCAAGGAGATTCCGGTGGTCCATAGCTATGAGGGCAACAGCCGGGGCATCGGCGTGGCGGATATGGCCCGCTGCATCGGGACCGGAGAGACCCCGCGCGCTAACGGCGAGCTGGCGAATCATGTGCTGGAGATCATGCACGCCTTCCACACCAGCTCCGATTCGAAGCGCTATGCCGAGCTGACCACCACCTGCGAGCAGCCGAAGCTGCTGCCGCTGGGACTGATTAAGGGATATTTGGAGTAG
- a CDS encoding AraC family transcriptional regulator encodes MRAFHENRTYGYAFPFTAFVSRNIDFLAHWHNDLEIVYVLEGSIRMGINSETRVLTAGDLAVCSSGDIHYYDSKNSQSKLLMVIFNPSLIGYPAGWPLNMRLMSPFLHNSPSAPVEGNPRLPAIMQELLEEYLEKPPHHEQLVTGLLHELCALILRQMPLDIVNPHKDKRRITNMKIMQEVLEYLDVHYMHPITLADAARHANMSLFYFSRFFKSISGMSFVAYLNSIRVNQAERLLLGTDKSILDIALECGFTNIRTFNRVFKQVKLRTPSELR; translated from the coding sequence ATGAGAGCGTTTCACGAGAACCGGACGTATGGCTATGCGTTTCCTTTCACTGCCTTTGTAAGCCGTAATATTGATTTTTTGGCCCACTGGCACAATGATCTGGAGATTGTCTATGTGCTGGAGGGATCGATCCGGATGGGGATTAACTCCGAGACACGGGTGCTGACCGCCGGGGATCTGGCCGTATGCAGCAGCGGGGATATTCATTATTATGACAGCAAGAACAGCCAGTCCAAGCTGCTGATGGTTATTTTCAACCCTTCCCTGATCGGATATCCGGCCGGCTGGCCTCTGAATATGCGGCTGATGTCCCCTTTTCTGCATAACAGCCCATCTGCCCCGGTAGAAGGCAATCCCCGGCTGCCTGCGATTATGCAGGAGCTGCTCGAGGAGTATCTGGAGAAGCCCCCGCATCATGAACAGCTGGTGACCGGCCTGCTGCATGAGCTGTGTGCGCTGATTCTGCGGCAGATGCCGCTGGATATCGTGAATCCGCATAAGGATAAGCGGCGCATTACGAATATGAAGATTATGCAGGAAGTGCTGGAGTATCTGGATGTCCATTACATGCACCCCATCACTCTGGCCGATGCCGCCCGGCATGCCAATATGAGCCTGTTCTACTTCTCCCGCTTCTTCAAAAGCATCTCAGGCATGAGCTTCGTCGCCTACCTGAACAGCATCCGCGTCAACCAGGCGGAACGGCTGCTGCTGGGCACCGACAAAAGCATTCTGGATATCGCCCTGGAATGCGGCTTCACCAATATCCGCACCTTCAACCGGGTGTTCAAGCAGGTCAAGCTGCGGACACCGAGCGAGTTGCGTTAG
- a CDS encoding ThuA domain-containing protein — protein sequence MAKKALIVKGGWDGHEPNEVAAIFADILKNEGFEVEVSDTLDSFNDAEALKALNLIVPVWTMGEIKGEQCSAVLAAVASGVGIAGCHGGMCDSFRTNTEWQFLTGSQWVAHPFNDGVDYEVNIVKSGSSPIVEGMQDFMVKSEQYYLHVDPAVNVLATTTFVMSEGEHSANGVITMPVVYTKKWGQGKVFYNALGHHADVFDIPEAKELMRRGFLWAAK from the coding sequence ATGGCAAAGAAGGCATTGATTGTAAAAGGCGGATGGGACGGGCATGAACCGAATGAGGTAGCGGCGATTTTTGCGGATATTCTTAAGAATGAAGGCTTCGAGGTTGAAGTCTCGGATACGCTGGACAGCTTCAATGATGCCGAGGCACTGAAGGCGCTGAACCTGATCGTGCCGGTGTGGACCATGGGTGAGATCAAGGGGGAGCAGTGCTCGGCGGTTCTGGCGGCTGTGGCTTCCGGCGTAGGCATCGCGGGCTGTCACGGCGGGATGTGCGACTCCTTCCGTACCAATACGGAATGGCAATTTTTGACCGGATCGCAATGGGTGGCGCATCCCTTCAACGATGGGGTGGATTATGAAGTGAACATCGTGAAATCCGGCTCCAGCCCGATTGTGGAAGGTATGCAGGACTTTATGGTGAAGTCGGAGCAGTATTATCTGCACGTCGATCCGGCGGTGAATGTACTGGCTACCACTACTTTTGTTATGAGTGAAGGGGAGCATTCGGCCAATGGTGTCATCACGATGCCGGTCGTCTACACGAAGAAATGGGGCCAGGGCAAGGTATTCTATAACGCGCTTGGACATCATGCGGATGTGTTCGATATTCCAGAGGCCAAGGAACTGATGCGCCGGGGCTTCTTGTGGGCAGCCAAATAA
- the treC gene encoding alpha,alpha-phosphotrehalase codes for MNQVSQARTAEWWRRSTVYQVYPKSFRDTTGNGTGDIRGLTEKLDYLQELGIDIVWLQPVYVSPGHDNGYDVADYERINPEFGTMEDFDELVAELHRRGMKLMTDIVVNHTSTEHEWFKQAISSRDNLYRDYYIWKDPAPGGGVPNNWQSKFGGPAWQYDEASGQYYLTLFDKTQADLNWENEQVRREVNEMMLFWARKGVDGFRMDVINLISKDQRFPDDDGSVPPGDGRKFYTDGPRVHEFIRAMYDEVFGPHEMITVGEMSSTTLEECIRYSSPEQREFSMTFNFHHLKVDYPNGRKWELMPYDFESLKRLFSEWQTGMQEGGGWNALFFNNHDQPRALSRFTDDTAYRKESAKLLATTLHGLQGTPYVYQGEEIGMPNPRWKSIEEFRDIESLNMYRILCEQGTSPEQALAILQERSRDNARTPMQWEDSPNAGFTTGTPWLKVDERYPDINVQRELDQPDSIFHHYRRLIALRKAHAVFTDGIYRRLDEAHPEVFAYARMGDGEALVMVSNFSSKEITFRLADHQWADLSAAGQDKLLLGNTGEDLAFKQELRLSPYASYMWLISQN; via the coding sequence TTGAATCAAGTGAGTCAAGCCCGGACAGCGGAATGGTGGCGCCGGTCTACCGTGTATCAGGTGTATCCGAAGAGTTTCAGGGATACGACGGGGAACGGAACCGGCGATATCAGAGGCCTGACGGAGAAGCTGGATTATTTGCAGGAGCTGGGGATTGATATTGTCTGGCTCCAACCGGTCTATGTCTCGCCGGGACATGATAACGGTTACGATGTGGCCGACTATGAGCGGATTAACCCCGAATTCGGCACGATGGAGGACTTCGACGAGCTGGTAGCGGAGCTGCACCGGCGGGGAATGAAGCTCATGACGGATATCGTAGTCAACCATACCTCGACAGAGCATGAGTGGTTCAAGCAGGCGATCTCCAGCCGGGATAATCTGTACCGCGATTATTATATCTGGAAGGACCCGGCGCCAGGCGGGGGAGTACCGAACAATTGGCAGTCGAAGTTCGGTGGTCCCGCCTGGCAGTACGATGAGGCGTCAGGCCAATATTACCTGACCCTGTTTGACAAGACACAGGCAGATCTGAACTGGGAGAATGAGCAGGTTCGCAGAGAGGTCAATGAGATGATGCTGTTCTGGGCCCGCAAGGGTGTGGACGGCTTCCGCATGGACGTTATTAACCTGATCTCCAAGGACCAGCGCTTCCCGGACGATGACGGAAGTGTGCCGCCGGGAGATGGACGGAAATTCTACACAGATGGTCCACGTGTCCATGAATTCATCAGAGCGATGTATGATGAGGTATTTGGCCCGCATGAAATGATCACGGTCGGAGAAATGTCCTCTACTACGCTTGAAGAGTGCATCCGTTACTCCAGCCCTGAGCAGCGGGAATTCTCGATGACCTTCAACTTCCATCATCTGAAGGTGGATTATCCGAACGGCCGGAAGTGGGAGCTGATGCCTTACGATTTCGAATCACTCAAGCGGCTATTCAGTGAGTGGCAGACCGGGATGCAGGAGGGTGGGGGCTGGAACGCATTATTTTTCAATAATCATGATCAGCCGCGCGCCCTCTCCCGGTTCACCGATGATACTGCGTACCGCAAGGAGAGCGCCAAGCTGCTGGCGACTACACTGCATGGACTACAGGGCACACCGTATGTCTACCAGGGTGAAGAAATCGGGATGCCGAATCCGCGATGGAAGAGCATCGAAGAATTCCGTGATATTGAATCGCTGAATATGTACCGTATTCTGTGTGAGCAGGGAACAAGTCCTGAGCAGGCCCTTGCGATTCTTCAGGAACGTTCAAGGGACAACGCCCGGACGCCGATGCAGTGGGAGGACAGCCCGAACGCCGGGTTCACTACGGGTACTCCTTGGCTGAAGGTGGATGAACGTTACCCGGACATCAATGTGCAGAGAGAGCTGGATCAGCCGGATTCGATCTTCCATCACTACCGCAGGCTGATCGCTCTGCGCAAGGCGCATGCGGTGTTCACGGACGGCATCTACCGCAGACTGGACGAAGCACATCCCGAGGTGTTCGCTTATGCACGCATGGGGGACGGCGAGGCACTGGTGATGGTCTCGAACTTCAGCAGTAAGGAGATCACCTTCCGGCTTGCGGATCATCAGTGGGCAGACTTAAGCGCAGCGGGTCAAGACAAGCTTCTGCTCGGCAATACGGGAGAGGATCTTGCATTCAAGCAAGAGCTGCGGTTAAGCCCGTACGCCTCATATATGTGGCTGATCAGTCAGAACTAG